A portion of the Achromobacter sp. MFA1 R4 genome contains these proteins:
- a CDS encoding LysR family transcriptional regulator, protein MDRFQEMQVFVRIAERGSFSKASEDLRIPRATVTNLIKRMEARLGARLLDRTTRQVRLTHDGEAHYQRCVRLLADLEEADGAFLDTAPKGLLRVNAQGTLARFFVMPGLPDFLQRYPDIVLHLGEDDRLVDLVREGVDCVLRAGVLQDSTLAGRQIAQMPQVTVASPAYLARHGVPASLQDLERHRAVDYVSSATGRAVPLDFMVEGRSVQVRPRSVVSVTGAELYTSAALAGLGLAQVPRYRIERELAAGHLRIVLPHAPPAPMPVSVLYPQNRQVSARVRVFTQWLAGVFAAAFDQTMPVR, encoded by the coding sequence ATGGATCGCTTCCAGGAAATGCAGGTGTTCGTGCGCATCGCGGAGCGCGGCAGTTTTTCCAAGGCGTCGGAGGACCTGCGCATTCCGCGGGCCACGGTGACCAACCTGATCAAGCGCATGGAGGCCCGGCTGGGCGCGCGCCTGCTCGATCGCACGACGCGGCAGGTGCGCCTGACGCACGACGGCGAGGCGCATTACCAGCGCTGCGTACGCCTGCTGGCCGACCTGGAAGAAGCCGACGGCGCCTTTCTCGACACCGCGCCCAAGGGCCTGTTGCGGGTCAACGCGCAGGGCACGCTTGCCCGGTTCTTCGTGATGCCGGGGCTGCCGGACTTCCTGCAGCGCTATCCCGACATCGTGCTGCACCTGGGCGAAGACGACCGGCTGGTGGACCTGGTCCGGGAAGGCGTGGATTGCGTGCTGCGCGCGGGCGTCCTGCAGGATTCCACCCTGGCCGGCCGGCAAATCGCCCAGATGCCGCAGGTGACGGTGGCCAGTCCCGCCTACCTGGCGCGCCATGGCGTGCCCGCCAGCCTGCAGGACCTGGAGCGGCACCGGGCCGTGGATTACGTGTCCAGCGCCACGGGCCGCGCCGTGCCGCTGGATTTCATGGTGGAGGGCCGCAGCGTGCAGGTGCGCCCGCGTTCGGTCGTCAGCGTGACGGGCGCCGAACTCTACACCAGCGCCGCGCTGGCGGGGCTGGGACTGGCGCAGGTGCCGCGCTACCGGATCGAGCGCGAACTGGCGGCGGGGCATCTGCGGATCGTGCTGCCCCACGCGCCGCCCGCGCCCATGCCGGTATCGGTGCTGTATCCCCAGAACCGGCAGGTGTCGGCGCGGGTGCGCGTTTTCACACAGTGGCTGGCGGGCGTCTTCGCCGCCGCTTTCGATCAGACGATGCCGGTCAGGTAG
- a CDS encoding SDR family oxidoreductase, with protein MNDQAPQRVALVTGGSRGIGAAIVRRLANDGFAVAINCAASEAEAQALAAEIRQAGGRALPVRADVSKTAEVRALFDAVLAEFGRIDVLVNSAGVLQVLPLAETSDELYDRTFDINTRGTFNTMREAATRLADGGSIVNVSSTTVALNLPGYSVYIASKAAVESLTQVFAKELRGRQIRVNAVAPGPVATELFFKGKSPELIEHYAKMPPLERLGQPDDIAGIVSFLAGPDSGWVNGQIVRANGGVA; from the coding sequence ATGAACGACCAAGCCCCCCAGCGCGTTGCCCTCGTCACCGGCGGATCGCGCGGCATCGGCGCCGCCATTGTGCGGCGCCTGGCAAACGACGGCTTTGCCGTCGCCATCAACTGCGCCGCGAGCGAAGCCGAGGCGCAGGCCCTGGCCGCCGAGATCCGCCAGGCCGGCGGACGCGCCCTGCCCGTGCGCGCCGACGTATCCAAAACGGCCGAGGTCCGCGCCCTGTTCGACGCCGTGCTGGCCGAATTCGGCCGGATCGATGTGCTGGTCAACAGCGCCGGCGTCCTGCAGGTGCTGCCGCTGGCCGAGACCAGCGACGAGCTCTATGACAGGACCTTCGACATCAACACGCGCGGCACCTTCAATACGATGCGCGAAGCCGCCACGCGATTGGCCGATGGCGGCAGCATCGTCAATGTGTCCAGCACCACTGTCGCGCTCAACCTGCCCGGCTACTCGGTCTACATCGCCAGCAAAGCCGCGGTGGAAAGCCTGACGCAGGTCTTCGCCAAGGAACTGCGCGGGCGCCAGATCCGCGTCAACGCGGTGGCGCCCGGCCCGGTCGCCACCGAGCTCTTCTTCAAGGGCAAGAGCCCCGAGCTCATCGAGCACTACGCCAAGATGCCGCCCCTGGAACGCCTGGGCCAGCCGGATGATATTGCGGGGATCGTCTCGTTCCTGGCGGGGCCGGACAGCGGCTGGGTCAACGGGCAGATCGTGCGCGCCAACGGCGGCGTGGCCTGA
- a CDS encoding crotonase/enoyl-CoA hydratase family protein, with the protein MNQLIHPDCHPFTAAGNLKQISAFYEEGRRVMWMMLRAQPRPCFNHELIDEIMTLARAAKDSGLPIDFWVTGSLVPQIYNVGGDLNFFAEAIRTGKREALRAYARACVDCVHAATRGFDTGAISLAMIEGTALGGGFEAALAHHFVLAQNNARMGFPEMAFNLFPGMGGYSLVARRSGMKLAEELIGTGESHTAEWFHGRGLVDVLFEPGEAYKATRTFIDVMRPKLNGMRAMLRARQRVLSLTRSELMDITEDWVEAAFSIDPKDRAYMERLVMAQNRRTASSSEASEVATMH; encoded by the coding sequence ATGAATCAACTCATTCATCCGGACTGCCACCCCTTTACCGCAGCAGGCAATCTGAAGCAGATCTCCGCGTTCTACGAGGAGGGACGCCGTGTCATGTGGATGATGCTGCGCGCGCAACCGCGCCCGTGCTTTAACCATGAACTGATCGACGAGATCATGACCCTGGCGCGCGCCGCCAAGGATTCCGGCCTGCCCATCGACTTCTGGGTCACGGGCTCGCTGGTGCCGCAGATCTACAACGTCGGCGGCGACCTGAATTTCTTCGCCGAGGCCATCCGCACCGGCAAGCGCGAAGCGCTGCGGGCCTATGCCCGCGCCTGCGTCGACTGCGTGCACGCCGCGACGCGCGGCTTTGACACCGGCGCCATTTCGCTGGCCATGATCGAAGGCACCGCGCTGGGCGGCGGCTTCGAGGCCGCGCTGGCCCACCACTTCGTGCTGGCGCAGAACAATGCGCGCATGGGCTTTCCCGAGATGGCGTTCAACCTGTTCCCCGGCATGGGCGGCTATTCGCTGGTCGCGCGCCGCTCGGGCATGAAGCTGGCCGAAGAGCTGATCGGCACGGGCGAATCGCACACCGCCGAGTGGTTCCACGGCCGGGGCCTGGTGGACGTGCTGTTCGAACCGGGCGAGGCCTACAAGGCCACCCGCACCTTCATCGACGTGATGCGGCCCAAGCTCAACGGCATGCGCGCCATGCTGCGCGCCCGCCAGCGCGTGCTGAGCCTGACGCGCTCGGAGCTGATGGACATCACCGAGGATTGGGTGGAGGCTGCGTTCTCCATCGACCCGAAGGACCGCGCCTACATGGAGCGGCTGGTGATGGCGCAAAACCGCCGCACGGCGAGCAGTTCGGAGGCCTCCGAAGTGGCGACCATGCACTGA
- a CDS encoding dienelactone hydrolase family protein gives MLERFALVCLAGLVTACASTSTGTGGGTSVQKVPVSVPTDSGVVTGELVVSVHVPAAAGKHPLLVLNHGRGASAAERAKMNRTPYPQAVKFFTDAGFVVAVPQRLGYGETGGPDLEDSGPCDDRQFTPMFDRVASQIGQVVKALQQHPAVEPSRVVLVGQSVGGAAVIALAAQNPPGVSTAINFAGGAGGDAKSPGQPCGPERLQQTFAANGKTSRLPTLWIYAENDLFWGADWPTRWVDAYNAAGGAATFMGMGPDGNNGHLLFTRSPQKWQPVVTKYLRDLGYAMPK, from the coding sequence ATGCTCGAACGATTCGCGCTTGTCTGCCTGGCCGGGCTGGTTACGGCTTGTGCGTCCACATCAACGGGTACGGGCGGCGGCACAAGCGTGCAGAAGGTGCCCGTATCGGTGCCCACGGACAGCGGCGTCGTCACGGGGGAATTGGTGGTGAGCGTGCATGTGCCCGCGGCGGCGGGCAAGCATCCGCTGCTGGTCCTCAACCATGGCCGGGGCGCGAGCGCGGCAGAGCGGGCGAAGATGAACCGCACGCCGTATCCGCAGGCGGTCAAATTCTTTACCGACGCCGGCTTCGTGGTCGCCGTGCCGCAGCGGCTGGGCTATGGAGAAACGGGCGGCCCCGACCTGGAAGACAGCGGACCTTGCGACGACCGGCAGTTCACGCCGATGTTCGACCGGGTCGCCAGCCAGATCGGCCAGGTGGTCAAGGCGCTGCAGCAACACCCGGCCGTGGAGCCCTCGCGCGTGGTGCTGGTGGGCCAGTCGGTGGGCGGGGCCGCCGTCATCGCATTGGCGGCGCAGAATCCGCCCGGCGTCAGTACCGCCATCAACTTCGCGGGGGGCGCGGGCGGGGACGCCAAGTCGCCGGGCCAACCCTGCGGACCCGAACGGCTGCAGCAGACCTTTGCGGCCAATGGCAAGACTTCCCGCCTGCCCACGCTCTGGATCTACGCCGAGAACGACCTCTTCTGGGGTGCGGACTGGCCCACCCGGTGGGTGGACGCCTACAACGCCGCGGGCGGTGCCGCCACCTTCATGGGGATGGGGCCCGATGGCAACAACGGCCATCTGCTGTTTACCCGTTCACCGCAGAAGTGGCAGCCCGTCGTCACCAAATACCTGCGCGACCTGGGCTACGCGATGCCCAAATAG